Proteins co-encoded in one uncultured Draconibacterium sp. genomic window:
- the istA gene encoding IS21 family transposase — protein MSKVRKVIQLHCQGKSKLFISNYLSLSRNTVKKYIALYQMLNLSPEAIKQKSDVELETLFISNKEPELSPKLKDLYAFFPHMERELKKVGVTKLSMWQQYIAKHPDGYKSSQFCEYYKRWGKKVNPVMHMTHKAGDKMFVDYAGKTLEIVDPETGEVQELQFFVAILGASQYTYAEVSPSQKKEDFIASIENAQHYFRGVPAAIVPDNLRSAVTKSSRYEPTINETLLDFAEHYETTILPARAYKPRDKSLAEGAVKILYQRIYPIIKQEEFTIIKSMNCRVWELLKQHNNKKLTGRPYSRYQSFKEDEQEKLSSLPVTRFEIKQQSFATVMMNGHVLLGKDKHYYSVPFQYIRKKVKLLFTSSSVEIYYKYNRIASHRRNLKPYHYTTEKQHLASTHQFVTDWTPQRFIDWATSIDPSVEELICRILEQKQHPEQAYKSCMGVLSFVKKVGKQRLINACKRALEYDISNYRIIQRILENGLDSIEEEQNEQILPEHQNIRGKHYYN, from the coding sequence ATGAGTAAAGTAAGAAAAGTAATCCAACTGCACTGCCAGGGAAAAAGCAAGTTATTTATCAGCAACTACCTTTCGTTGTCGCGCAATACGGTAAAAAAATACATTGCGTTGTACCAAATGCTAAACCTGTCACCCGAGGCTATAAAGCAGAAAAGCGATGTTGAACTGGAAACACTGTTTATCAGCAATAAAGAACCCGAGTTGTCACCAAAACTAAAAGACCTGTATGCGTTCTTTCCTCACATGGAGCGTGAGTTGAAAAAGGTTGGGGTAACCAAACTTTCAATGTGGCAGCAGTACATCGCCAAACATCCCGACGGGTATAAAAGCTCACAATTTTGCGAGTATTACAAACGCTGGGGTAAAAAGGTTAACCCGGTAATGCACATGACACACAAGGCAGGCGACAAGATGTTTGTGGACTATGCCGGCAAGACATTGGAAATCGTTGACCCCGAAACAGGAGAAGTGCAAGAACTACAATTTTTTGTGGCCATACTCGGAGCCAGCCAATATACCTACGCCGAGGTATCGCCAAGTCAGAAAAAAGAAGATTTTATCGCATCAATAGAAAATGCGCAGCACTACTTCCGGGGAGTTCCTGCCGCCATAGTACCCGACAACCTGCGTTCGGCAGTAACCAAAAGCAGTCGTTACGAGCCCACCATAAACGAAACATTGCTGGATTTTGCTGAACATTATGAAACGACCATACTTCCGGCAAGAGCCTATAAACCCCGCGACAAATCATTGGCCGAAGGAGCTGTTAAAATACTTTATCAACGTATTTACCCCATTATAAAACAAGAAGAGTTTACCATCATCAAAAGTATGAACTGCCGTGTTTGGGAACTGTTAAAGCAGCACAACAACAAGAAACTCACCGGGCGGCCATACTCGCGTTACCAGTCGTTTAAAGAAGATGAGCAGGAAAAACTATCATCCCTTCCCGTTACCCGTTTCGAGATAAAACAACAATCTTTTGCAACAGTAATGATGAACGGGCATGTGCTTTTGGGCAAAGACAAACATTACTACAGTGTCCCGTTTCAGTATATCCGTAAAAAAGTAAAGCTGTTGTTTACAAGCAGCAGTGTTGAGATCTATTACAAATACAACCGGATTGCATCTCACCGAAGAAACCTGAAGCCTTATCACTACACAACTGAAAAACAGCACCTGGCAAGCACCCACCAGTTTGTTACCGACTGGACACCACAACGTTTTATCGACTGGGCAACTTCCATCGACCCAAGTGTTGAAGAACTGATTTGCAGGATACTGGAACAAAAACAACATCCCGAACAGGCTTACAAAAGCTGTATGGGCGTACTTTCCTTTGTAAAGAAAGTAGGAAAACAGCGGCTTATCAATGCCTGTAAGCGTGCCCTCGAATACGATATATCAAATTACCGGATAATCCAGCGAATACTCGAAAACGGTCTGGATTCAATTGAAGAAGAGCAAAATGAGCAAATACTTCCCGAGCATCAAAACATCAGGGGAAAACATTACTACAACTAA
- a CDS encoding DUF2326 domain-containing protein, whose protein sequence is MRWSVCSGNGGHISPESGGQFGRFFQDTAKDEGNTYMKLLCVAFDLSILSTYNPESYYRFVYHDDVLSQQDNGIKTRLLLLVDELTKQLNLQYILSAIKSDLPVGNNDMPIKFAEEDIVLKLHDKDSTGTLFGFEF, encoded by the coding sequence ATGAGGTGGTCAGTTTGCTCCGGAAACGGTGGTCACATTAGCCCGGAATCAGGTGGTCAGTTTGGCCGGTTTTTCCAGGATACGGCTAAAGACGAGGGCAATACGTATATGAAACTATTGTGTGTTGCTTTTGATTTATCAATCCTATCAACCTACAATCCAGAATCTTATTATCGTTTTGTGTACCATGACGATGTACTTTCACAACAGGATAATGGTATTAAAACTCGTTTATTGTTATTAGTTGACGAACTGACAAAGCAACTGAATCTTCAATATATATTATCAGCAATAAAATCAGATTTACCTGTAGGAAATAATGATATGCCAATAAAATTTGCAGAAGAGGATATTGTTCTGAAGCTGCATGATAAAGATTCTACTGGCACACTATTTGGCTTTGAGTTTTAG
- a CDS encoding DUF3408 domain-containing protein, with amino-acid sequence MARKKYNPDEIDEEFIISTIQNDKPEAGKTKEKKPTTVAKKKQTNQAYDELFLSDSKTKARFGKNVPIRQEYHKWIQQIIRVIGKDEISIYNYIDNVLTHHFDEFQAEIVKRYNENNEGIF; translated from the coding sequence ATGGCAAGAAAGAAATATAATCCGGACGAAATAGATGAAGAATTTATCATCTCCACGATTCAGAATGATAAACCGGAGGCCGGAAAGACAAAGGAGAAAAAGCCAACAACTGTTGCAAAAAAGAAACAGACAAATCAGGCTTATGATGAGCTTTTCCTTTCAGATTCCAAAACGAAAGCGCGTTTCGGAAAGAATGTTCCCATCCGTCAGGAATACCACAAATGGATCCAGCAAATCATCCGAGTGATCGGCAAGGACGAGATTTCGATTTATAATTACATCGATAATGTGCTGACACATCATTTTGACGAATTTCAGGCCGAAATCGTCAAACGATATAACGAAAACAATGAAGGCATTTTTTAA
- a CDS encoding ParA family protein, with protein MEKETLFIAFSTQKGGVGKTAFTVLMSSYLHYVKGLEIAVVDCDYPQHSIAEMRQRDMEQVMKDNYYKQLAYKQFTALKRKAYQVEKSMPEDAIDVAENLIDGATVQPDIIFFDLPGTLNSKGVVKTLGGMDYIFSPVSADRVVMESTLKFATMLNENLISVGKSDIKGLYLIWNMVDGREKNELYDVYENVIGELGLNILKTFVPDSKRFRRELTSGHKPVFRSTLFPAHNSLQKGSNLIALADEIFEIIKQ; from the coding sequence ATGGAAAAAGAAACATTATTTATTGCATTTAGCACACAGAAAGGAGGTGTTGGGAAAACAGCTTTTACCGTTTTAATGTCGAGTTATCTGCACTATGTAAAAGGCCTGGAAATTGCAGTGGTGGATTGTGATTATCCGCAGCACAGTATTGCTGAAATGCGGCAGCGCGATATGGAACAGGTGATGAAGGATAACTATTACAAACAATTGGCCTACAAACAATTTACCGCGCTGAAACGAAAGGCTTACCAGGTTGAAAAAAGTATGCCTGAAGATGCTATTGATGTAGCTGAAAATCTGATCGACGGTGCTACGGTTCAGCCCGATATAATATTTTTCGATCTCCCGGGAACTTTAAACAGCAAAGGTGTGGTGAAAACACTGGGCGGAATGGATTATATCTTTTCGCCGGTAAGTGCCGACCGTGTGGTTATGGAAAGTACGCTGAAATTTGCCACTATGCTGAATGAGAATCTGATAAGCGTTGGGAAGAGCGATATCAAAGGTTTGTACCTGATTTGGAATATGGTTGATGGAAGAGAGAAAAACGAACTTTATGATGTATATGAAAATGTAATCGGCGAGTTGGGCCTAAATATTCTGAAAACATTTGTGCCCGATTCAAAACGATTTCGCAGGGAGTTGACTTCCGGACACAAACCTGTATTTCGCTCAACACTTTTCCCAGCACATAACAGCCTTCAAAAGGGAAGCAACCTGATTGCGCTGGCTGATGAAATCTTCGAAATCATTAAACAGTAA
- the mobA gene encoding conjugal transfer protein MobA, with product METERRKNKHKGGRKPKKDPCIHRYAISLNDVDNARFLALFEASGMEVKAHFITACIFDKPVKVVKIDKGSMDYYMRLTSFYSQFRAIGVNYNQVTKAIKNNFSEKKALAFLAQLQKATFQLVAINQKILELTKEFEKRWLQK from the coding sequence ATGGAAACAGAAAGAAGAAAGAACAAACACAAAGGAGGCCGGAAACCAAAAAAAGATCCGTGTATACATCGTTATGCAATAAGCTTAAATGATGTTGACAATGCACGATTTCTTGCTCTTTTCGAGGCATCGGGAATGGAAGTTAAAGCGCATTTTATTACTGCCTGCATTTTTGACAAGCCCGTTAAAGTGGTAAAAATCGATAAGGGATCTATGGATTATTATATGCGTCTAACCTCCTTTTATTCGCAATTCAGGGCTATTGGCGTGAATTACAACCAGGTTACCAAAGCAATAAAAAACAACTTTTCGGAGAAAAAGGCACTGGCTTTTCTTGCACAACTACAGAAAGCAACATTTCAATTGGTTGCGATAAACCAGAAAATACTGGAATTAACCAAAGAATTTGAAAAAAGATGGTTGCAAAAATAA
- the mobB gene encoding conjugal transfer protein MobB has protein sequence MVAKISSGSSIYSSLAYNQDKLKKDAASVLLVNKMIEPLDGKYSIGLCTRSFEPYLSANKRTENPVIHISLNPDPKDKLNDEQFSQMAEQYMEKLGYGNQPYIVYKHEDIDRHHLHIVSVKIDETGKMIRDNFQHRLSMRICRELEQNFGLTPADEKQKKGAYSLKPVEFEKGNLKQQIANVVRPISRTWNFQSFNEYKALLSFYNVQATEVRGEKNGKAFHGIVYAALDNKGEVFGNPIKSSKFGKSTGHEALLAQIEKAKEQIRNKKLKERPKEVISKVSYKSENRNDFEDQLFKQGISVLFRENDSGRIYGATFIDHKQQFVFNGSRLGKEFSANVFNERFGLEKKTNEQTKSPDQGHSEFPDKRASGIENLVGLFAIEALGEDYQEEAFIRRMKRKKRKKRKN, from the coding sequence ATGGTTGCAAAAATAAGCTCAGGAAGTTCTATTTATAGTTCATTGGCGTACAATCAGGATAAGCTAAAAAAGGATGCTGCTTCTGTTTTATTGGTCAACAAAATGATTGAACCTCTCGATGGAAAGTATTCCATTGGCTTATGCACGCGTTCTTTTGAACCGTATTTGAGTGCCAATAAACGAACCGAAAATCCGGTTATTCATATTTCATTAAATCCAGATCCAAAGGATAAGCTAAACGATGAACAATTCTCTCAGATGGCTGAACAATACATGGAAAAACTGGGCTATGGAAATCAACCCTACATCGTTTACAAGCATGAAGACATTGACCGCCATCATTTGCATATTGTTTCAGTAAAAATTGACGAGACAGGAAAAATGATTAGGGACAATTTTCAACATCGACTATCCATGCGTATTTGTCGGGAACTGGAGCAGAATTTTGGATTAACACCTGCCGATGAAAAACAAAAGAAAGGAGCTTACAGCTTAAAACCAGTTGAATTCGAAAAGGGAAATCTAAAACAGCAAATTGCCAATGTAGTTCGTCCAATATCGAGGACGTGGAACTTTCAATCGTTTAATGAATACAAGGCCTTGCTTTCATTCTATAATGTTCAAGCGACTGAAGTAAGAGGAGAAAAGAACGGGAAAGCTTTTCATGGGATTGTTTATGCGGCATTGGACAATAAAGGAGAGGTATTTGGGAATCCAATCAAGTCATCAAAATTTGGCAAATCTACGGGGCATGAAGCTTTACTTGCTCAAATTGAAAAGGCAAAAGAACAGATCAGAAATAAAAAGCTAAAAGAGCGGCCTAAGGAAGTAATTTCCAAGGTATCTTATAAGAGTGAGAATAGAAATGACTTCGAGGACCAATTATTTAAACAAGGTATATCGGTGCTGTTTCGGGAGAATGATTCCGGGCGCATTTACGGAGCAACCTTTATCGATCACAAGCAACAGTTTGTGTTTAACGGTTCACGCTTGGGTAAAGAATTTTCTGCCAATGTTTTTAATGAACGTTTTGGCCTAGAAAAAAAAACGAATGAACAAACCAAGTCACCAGATCAAGGCCATTCAGAATTTCCTGACAAAAGAGCCTCAGGCATCGAGAATCTGGTTGGATTGTTCGCTATTGAGGCTCTTGGCGAGGACTACCAGGAGGAAGCTTTCATTAGAAGAATGAAACGAAAGAAAAGAAAGAAACGAAAAAACTAA
- the mobC gene encoding conjugal transfer protein MobC, translated as MQNEDDVRALAKIIELIRAVSILILIFHIYWFCYEILVEFHATVGIIDKILLNFQKYTGIFSSPFWSKLASFVLLAISCLGIRGVKTEKVTWTKILIFLIFGLGLYFVNGFILKLQTSLITKSILYILSVSMGYILLLKSGLWMSRLLKNNLMHDVFNDENESFMQEMQLMENEYSVNLPTRFKHKGTNYDGWINVVNPFRASIVLGTPGSGKSYAIVNNYIRQQIQKGFSMYIYDFKFDDLSVIAYNTLLKNIHRYDVPPKFYVINFDDPERSHRCNPIAPEFMTDIADAYESAYTIMLNLNKTWIQKQGDFFVESPIILLAAIIWYLKIYKNGKYCTFPHAVEFLNKKYADIFTILTSYPELENYLSPFMDAWEGGAQDQLQGQIASAKIPLSRMISPQLYWVMSGNDFTLDINNPKEPKILCVGNNPDRQNIYSAALGLYNSRIVKLINKKGQLKSSVIIDELPTIYFRGLDNLIATARSNKVAVCLGFQDFSQLNRDYGDKEAKVVMNTVGNIFSGQVVGETAKTLSERFGKVLQKRQSMTINRQDKSTSINTQMDTLIPASKISNLTQGTFVGAVSDNFDERIEQKIFHAEIAVDNEKVARETKNYKPIPVITNFTDKDGKSQLQQEINYNYSRIKSETAQIVVYELERIKNDPGLGYLIKK; from the coding sequence ATGCAAAACGAAGACGATGTAAGAGCCCTTGCCAAAATAATTGAGCTAATCAGGGCAGTGAGTATCCTAATTCTAATATTTCATATTTACTGGTTTTGTTACGAGATCCTTGTTGAGTTTCATGCAACAGTTGGCATCATCGATAAAATTCTGCTGAATTTTCAGAAATATACCGGAATTTTCTCTTCGCCGTTTTGGTCGAAGTTGGCCAGTTTTGTTTTGCTGGCGATTTCCTGCTTGGGAATACGGGGTGTAAAAACAGAGAAGGTGACCTGGACCAAGATTCTGATATTTCTCATTTTCGGATTAGGTCTCTATTTCGTTAATGGTTTTATACTGAAGCTTCAAACCTCGTTAATAACAAAAAGTATTCTTTACATTTTATCGGTGTCAATGGGGTATATTCTTCTTTTGAAATCGGGATTATGGATGAGTCGCTTGTTAAAAAATAACCTGATGCATGATGTTTTTAATGACGAAAACGAATCATTCATGCAGGAAATGCAATTAATGGAGAATGAATACTCTGTAAACCTCCCCACGCGGTTTAAACATAAGGGAACGAACTACGATGGCTGGATCAATGTGGTGAATCCTTTTCGGGCAAGTATTGTCTTGGGGACTCCTGGAAGCGGAAAATCTTATGCCATTGTAAATAACTACATCCGGCAGCAAATTCAAAAGGGTTTTAGCATGTACATTTACGATTTTAAGTTTGACGACCTGAGCGTGATTGCTTACAATACGCTATTGAAAAACATACACAGATACGACGTACCTCCGAAATTTTATGTAATAAATTTTGATGACCCGGAACGCAGTCACCGTTGTAACCCCATTGCCCCTGAATTTATGACTGATATTGCCGATGCTTATGAATCGGCTTATACGATCATGCTGAACCTAAACAAAACCTGGATTCAGAAACAAGGTGACTTCTTTGTTGAATCGCCAATTATCCTTTTGGCTGCTATTATCTGGTATTTGAAGATTTATAAAAATGGAAAGTATTGCACTTTTCCCCATGCAGTGGAATTCCTGAATAAAAAGTATGCCGATATTTTTACTATTCTGACTTCTTATCCAGAATTGGAAAATTACCTTTCGCCATTCATGGATGCCTGGGAAGGTGGTGCACAGGATCAGCTGCAAGGGCAGATTGCCAGTGCCAAAATTCCACTATCACGAATGATATCTCCACAACTTTATTGGGTGATGTCTGGAAACGATTTTACTTTAGATATTAATAATCCGAAAGAACCAAAGATTCTTTGTGTTGGCAATAATCCCGACCGTCAGAACATATACTCTGCAGCACTGGGATTATATAATTCCCGCATCGTAAAACTCATCAATAAAAAGGGACAGTTAAAGAGCTCCGTAATTATAGATGAGCTACCGACCATATATTTCCGCGGATTGGATAACTTGATTGCGACAGCACGAAGCAATAAAGTTGCGGTTTGTCTGGGATTTCAGGATTTTTCGCAGCTAAACCGGGATTATGGAGACAAAGAAGCAAAAGTAGTGATGAATACCGTGGGAAATATTTTTAGCGGCCAGGTGGTTGGAGAGACTGCTAAAACCTTATCGGAACGATTTGGAAAAGTCCTTCAAAAACGCCAGTCGATGACCATTAACCGGCAGGATAAATCCACTTCCATAAATACGCAAATGGATACCTTAATTCCGGCTTCAAAAATCAGCAACCTTACACAAGGAACTTTTGTAGGTGCCGTTTCGGATAACTTTGACGAACGTATTGAGCAAAAGATTTTCCATGCAGAAATTGCAGTTGACAACGAGAAAGTGGCCAGAGAAACAAAAAATTATAAACCTATTCCGGTTATTACAAACTTTACCGATAAAGACGGGAAAAGCCAGCTTCAGCAGGAAATTAATTACAATTATTCACGCATCAAAAGTGAAACGGCGCAGATTGTAGTGTATGAATTGGAAAGAATTAAAAACGATCCGGGCTTGGGGTATTTGATAAAGAAGTAG
- a CDS encoding P-loop NTPase fold protein — MKLPKSVSKLFQNSNKASIILMSFAIYILFHTFFEEVINKHLVETIISKLETGTSNDLMFLSFAVIIIISTVNRVSINYFLSKQTILLNLALLLVFLYYRISLSYWEFTSFKTIGFLKYIDVVLLFFCSNILVAIFHKKREYQTIPNKGFCFDNPIENEESDKLNRNSVAIIIAEKIKNTANKSSSFAIGVNSEWGWGKTSFLNLIKNNLKEKNQVVLHFNPWLNNDEKAIVASFFDILSSRLKQYDKNLSHDLIEYGRTINSIYPNKGLETLNKAFSVFQDSKDLRERYENINESIKASGLQIIIFIDDLDRLFENEVSEVLKLIRNTANFSNTVFVVAYDRNYLISALKRTNDYHPEFYLEKIFQFELALPAFDRDVIVNKLEELLNPHLVDSDKEELKKVLKRAKDPNSIFDGNTFNLDLLINLRDVNRFVNSFITSYEALRGEVVLEDLLNTELLKVKYLGVYQLISNKYDRFLEAEYLKDHNYLTLKKKRDEQDNVLDETVLKDYLDVNHKEVGIQESQIENAIAYVYNIFPSHSIYSSVTPQLLSISNPISINRYFHYNLLKSDLSEIEFSNSRNKTKVDFVADIKGWLDDGFENEVSRRLNDINFFANSKDYEKIMAAIFFYSNYTPANRESGLTFDYQNLLNKLDYKKVKNFYAENELQQFVCKLFKNEESPYLYISGFLDYIFEYEGITEWKFIIPRADLIKLKIGFFKKYCENASTFDRNVFYLFHYCRYKEYQAVGGSTYQSFWVLPQEAKDIFKDTANRLLQSFFKNIISTNPRLIGGKQLFSLVKSLEMAWDDWGNFESFIYDLEETEELAEFKSFYEKCKNVNFNNYVEFKFDKIDLTDALLFNN, encoded by the coding sequence ATGAAACTGCCGAAGTCCGTATCTAAACTATTTCAAAACTCGAATAAAGCCAGCATTATTCTTATGTCTTTTGCAATCTATATTTTGTTTCATACTTTTTTTGAAGAGGTTATCAATAAACACCTCGTTGAAACAATAATTAGTAAACTTGAAACTGGAACTTCTAATGACCTTATGTTTTTAAGTTTTGCTGTAATTATAATAATAAGCACAGTAAATAGAGTTTCCATTAATTATTTTTTGTCAAAACAAACTATCCTGTTGAACTTAGCCTTATTGCTTGTTTTTTTGTATTATCGAATTAGTCTTTCTTACTGGGAGTTTACCTCATTTAAAACTATTGGCTTTCTAAAATATATTGATGTGGTTCTACTCTTTTTTTGTAGTAACATTTTGGTGGCCATATTTCATAAAAAGCGGGAATATCAAACCATTCCTAATAAGGGCTTTTGTTTTGACAATCCTATCGAGAATGAGGAATCAGATAAGCTTAATAGAAATTCAGTCGCAATAATAATTGCAGAAAAAATAAAAAATACAGCAAATAAAAGTTCTTCATTTGCAATTGGTGTTAATTCCGAATGGGGATGGGGAAAGACTTCTTTTCTTAATTTGATTAAAAACAACCTGAAAGAAAAAAATCAGGTGGTTTTACACTTCAATCCATGGTTAAATAATGATGAAAAAGCAATAGTTGCTTCGTTTTTTGACATTTTAAGTTCTAGGCTAAAACAGTATGATAAGAATCTATCTCACGATCTTATTGAATATGGGAGAACTATTAATTCTATCTATCCAAATAAAGGGCTGGAAACCTTAAATAAGGCATTCAGCGTATTCCAAGATTCAAAAGATTTAAGAGAGCGCTATGAAAATATTAATGAGTCAATTAAAGCTTCAGGTTTACAGATAATTATTTTTATTGATGACCTGGATAGATTATTTGAAAACGAAGTATCAGAGGTTTTAAAGTTGATCCGGAATACTGCAAATTTTTCCAACACTGTATTTGTGGTAGCCTATGACAGAAACTATTTAATTTCAGCTCTTAAAAGAACAAATGATTATCATCCTGAATTCTACCTTGAAAAGATATTTCAATTTGAGCTTGCACTTCCTGCTTTCGACCGAGATGTTATTGTCAATAAATTAGAAGAGTTATTAAATCCTCATTTGGTAGATTCAGATAAGGAGGAATTAAAAAAGGTTTTAAAAAGAGCTAAAGACCCTAATTCAATATTTGATGGAAACACGTTTAACCTGGACTTATTAATTAATCTACGCGATGTAAATCGATTTGTAAATTCTTTCATTACATCTTATGAAGCGTTGCGGGGGGAGGTTGTTCTTGAGGATTTGTTAAATACAGAATTGTTAAAAGTAAAATATCTTGGAGTCTATCAATTGATTTCCAATAAATACGACCGATTTCTTGAAGCAGAATATCTAAAAGACCACAACTATTTAACATTAAAAAAGAAAAGGGATGAGCAAGATAATGTACTAGATGAGACGGTTCTGAAAGATTACCTTGATGTAAACCATAAAGAAGTTGGTATTCAAGAGAGTCAAATAGAAAATGCTATCGCCTATGTATACAATATATTCCCATCACACAGTATTTATTCTTCGGTAACTCCTCAACTATTGTCCATTTCAAATCCTATTAGCATTAATCGGTACTTTCATTATAACCTGTTGAAATCTGACCTTTCAGAGATTGAATTTTCAAACTCCCGAAATAAAACAAAAGTGGATTTTGTTGCTGATATTAAAGGCTGGCTCGATGATGGATTTGAAAATGAAGTATCTCGAAGGTTAAACGACATTAATTTCTTTGCTAATAGTAAAGACTATGAAAAGATAATGGCAGCAATCTTCTTTTATTCAAACTATACTCCCGCAAATCGAGAAAGTGGCTTAACTTTCGATTATCAAAACTTATTGAATAAATTGGATTATAAAAAAGTAAAGAATTTTTATGCCGAAAATGAGTTACAGCAATTTGTATGTAAACTTTTTAAGAATGAGGAAAGTCCATATCTGTATATTTCAGGTTTTCTTGACTATATCTTCGAATATGAAGGAATAACGGAATGGAAATTTATAATTCCAAGAGCCGACTTAATAAAACTCAAAATAGGTTTTTTTAAAAAGTATTGTGAAAATGCAAGTACTTTTGATAGAAACGTTTTTTATCTATTTCATTATTGCAGATATAAAGAATATCAAGCTGTCGGAGGTAGTACCTATCAGTCATTTTGGGTTTTACCGCAAGAAGCAAAAGATATTTTTAAAGATACTGCAAATCGATTATTGCAAAGTTTTTTTAAAAATATTATTTCAACTAATCCAAGGCTTATTGGTGGTAAACAATTATTCTCACTAGTCAAATCATTGGAAATGGCATGGGATGATTGGGGTAATTTTGAATCTTTTATCTATGATTTGGAAGAAACTGAAGAGTTAGCCGAGTTTAAATCCTTTTATGAAAAGTGTAAGAACGTGAATTTTAACAATTACGTTGAATTTAAATTCGATAAGATTGATTTAACCGATGCTCTTCTATTTAATAATTAG